TCGAGGCCCTGGGTAAAGAAGCCGCCGCCAAGGCCATCAACGAAGCGAAGAAAAGCGTGGCCGAGCAGGAAAAACTCGGTGAAACCGGTAAAGCGGAGGCTGACCGCGAAAAGGATATCACCATCCAGCAAACGCTGAAAAACCGTGACGTCAGCATCGCAGAAACACAGCGTGACAGGGACACCCAGATCGCCACGGCCAATAAAGACAAAGCCATCCTCATCGCCGCCGCCAACCGCGACGAAGCCATCGGTAAAGCCGAAGCGGAAAGAGACACACGTATCCGCGCCTCCCAGGCCAACGCCCTGGCCGTAGAAGGTGAAAACACCGCCCGCGTGCACATCGCGCAATCGGAAGCGGAACGCCGTGAAAAAGAAGCGGAAGCCGCCAAACGCGCCGTGGCCGCGGAAAAAATCCAGTCTGCAAAAGCCCTCGAAGAAGCTTATGTGGCGGAAAGAAGAGCGGAAGACGCCCGCGCCGACCGCGAACGCGCTTCCCAAAACGCCAATATCGTGGTGACCGCCGAAATCCAGAAACAGAAAGCTATCATCGAAGCGCAGGCCGAAGCGGAAAAAATCCGTGAAAAAGCCAAAGGCGAGGCCGACGCAATCTTCGCCAAAATGGAAGCGGAAGCGAAAGGTATGTTCGAAATTCTCACCAAACAGGCGGAAGGCCTGGATAAAATCGTACAGGCCGCCGGTAATAATTCGAAAGACGCCGTGCTCCTGCTCATCGCCGATAAACTGCCGGAGCTGGTAAAAATGCAGACCGAAGCCATCAAGAATATTAAAATCGATAAAGTGACCGTATGGGACGGCGCCAACGGCCAGAACGGACAATCGTCCACCGCAGGTTTCATCAGCGGCCTCTATAAAGCAGTTCCGCCCCTGCAGGACATGTTCAACATGGCCGGGATGGATCTCCCCAACTTCCTCGGTAAAAATAAAAACGGCGACACCACGTTGCCGGCCATTACGGAAGAAGAAGTGCAATAGTTTTTTGAAGCCATCCTCCCCGGATGGCTTCTTCTTTTCCCTATCCGTCCGCAAATGGATGAACGGCGTTGCGTTTTATGGCGAATTTGCCTATTTTGACTGGCCGCCGGGATGAGCCCGGTAATTTTCTTCCACGTCAAGATTGCTAGTATGAAACAACCCGAATTGCGCCTGGCATCGTCCTGCGCCCTTGTCTTTGCCACACTCCTGGCCGGTTGCGGCCAAAAGCCCGTTGATTTGCGGATCAAAAAAATGGATTCCGCCCAAACGGCGAAGATCGCCGCTGGTATTGAAGCCACAGTGAAGCCGGAACTGGCGGAAGGATTGACGCTCAGCCTCTGGGGGATCGATTCGCTGGTGGTGTCGCCTATCGCTATCGATATCGACGACAACGGCAGCATCTATTACACCACCACCAACCGGCAGAACAATTCCGAATTCGATATCCGCGGGCACCGGGAATGGGAAATCCCTTCCATCAGCCTGGCCACCGTGGAAGACCGCCGGAAATTCCTGCACGAAGAGCTTTCGCCAGAAAACAGCCATCGCAACAAATGGCTCGCCGACCTCAACGGTGACAGTTCCCACGACTGGCGCGACCTGGCCATCGAAACAGAACATGTGTACCGCCTCGACGACCGGGATGGCGACGGCCGTGCCGAGCAATCGCAGCTCGTTGTCGATGATTTCCACGACGAAGTGACCGACGTGGCAGGCGGCGTACTGATCGACGGGAAGGACCTATATGTGGCTGTAGCGCCGGATATGTGGCGGATGCGCGACAAAAACGGTGATGGGATCGCGGACGAGAAAACATCCATGTCGCACGGATATGCGGTGCATATCGGGTTCAGCGGGCATGGCATGTCTGGCGTGGAAATGGGGCCGGATGGAAGGATTTACTGGCAGATTGGCGATATCGGCTTCAACGGTACCGACAAAACGGGAAAGAAATGGGAATATCCCAACTGCGGGGTTATTGCACGATCGAACCCGGATGGCAGCGATTTCGAGATTTTCGCGCATGGGCTGCGCAACACCCACGAATTTGTATTCGACGAATACGGCAATCTTATCAGTGAAGACAACGACGGCGACCATCCTGGCGAGAAAGAGCGCCTGGTATATATCGTGAATGGTTCGGATGCGGGCTGGCGCAGCAACTGGCAATACGGCAAATACCGCGATCCGCAGAATAATACGTATAAAGTCTGGATGGCGGAAAAGATGTACCTGCCCCGTTGGGAAGGCCAGGCGGCGTACATCACGCCCCCGATCGCCAATTTCGTGAGTGGCCCCACCGGCATGGTGTACAATCCCGGCACGGCGTTGGGCCCGGAATACAACAACACGTTTTTCATCGCGGAGTTCGTGGGCAACCCCGCTGGGTCAGGCATTCATAGTTTTAAGTTGAAATCATCGGGCGCGGGCTTCGAGTTAGGGGAACAGCAAAAAGTGCTCGGCGGCGTGCTCGCGACGGGGCTCGACTTCGGGCCGGATGGCGCGCTGTATGTGGCCGACTGGATAGATGGATGGGATACCCACAGCTATGGCCGCATCTGGAAACTGGATCATAAAGACGGCGCGGCAAGCGCGATGCGCAAAGAAGTCAAAACTTTGATGGTGGCGGATTTCAGGAAGAGGAATCCCCGGGAGCTGGGTGCCCTTCTCCAGCATGCCGATTACCGCATAAGGCTGAAAGCGCAATTCGAATTGGCCGGCAGAGACAGCGACGGCGTGCAGATGTTTGAAGCGGCATTGCGGCAAAACACCCACCAGTTGGCGCGCGTGCATGCCATCCAGGGCCTCAGCCAGATGGCGCGCAAACAGGCAGACCATGCGGCGCTGCTGATTCCCGTACTGGGGGATAAAGATCCCGAAATCCGCGCGCTGGCCGCAAAATGGCTCGGCGACATCAAATATAAATCCGCCGCTCCGGCAATTGTTCCTTTGTTGAAAGACACGTCCGCCAGGGCGAGGTTCTTCGCCGCGGAGGCGTTGGGCAGGATGGAATACGCCCCCGCGGTAAATCCCCTCATCGCCATGCTGGAAGCCAATAACGACCAGGATGTATACCTCCGACATGCGGGATCGCTGGCGCTGGCGCGCATCGGCGATGCCGCGCCGGTAGCGGCATTGGCCACACATCCTTCCCGGGCGGTACGTATCGCGGCCGTAGTGGCGCTCCGAAGCATGAAGCATGCGGATGTCGCCAGGTTCCTGCAGGACAGTGATGAATTCATCGTCACTGAAACCGCACGCGCCATCAACGACGACAATGGCATCCCCGCAGCCATGCCCGCACTCGGCAGCCTCCTGGGCACCACCACTTTCCAAAACGAACCGCTCATCCGCAGGGCCATCAATGCCTGCCTGCAGTCGGGCAGCGATACGCTCCTGCAAACGCTCGCCGCTTACGCCAACAACACCGCAAAACCCGCTACCATGCGGGCCGAAGCAGTTGCCGCGCTGGGTGTCTGGCCCAATCCCTCGGTGCTCGACCGGGTAGACGGGCGCCTGCGCGGCCCGCAAAAGCGCGACGATAAAAAAGTAATCGCGGCATCGTCCGCCACCTTGATAGCGCTTCTGCGCGACAAAGAAACCCAGGTAAAAACCAGTGCTGCATTGGCATTGGAGAAACTGAAAATCACCAGTGCATCCTCCGCCCTGCTGGCCGCGGTGAAAGCGGACCCCGCGCCGGAAGTGCGCATCGCCGGGCTGAAAGCGCTCGTAGCGTTGGAAACGCCCGAGCTGGAAACCGCACTCCGCGCGGCATTGACGGATAAAGAAAAGCATGTCCGCGTGGCAGGGCTCGATCTGCTCGACAAAATGAAAGTACCGCAAGCCACGATGGCGGCCCTGCTCTCCGACGTGATCGCCACCAAAACCCTGGAAGAAAAGCAGGCCGCGATACTGGCGCTGGGCAAGCTGCCGGTGGAACAGGCGGCCGCACCGCTCGGCAAACTGCTCGACCAGCTCGCGGCAGGATCCCTGGCGCCAGGCGTTGTGTTGGAACTGGGCGAAGCGATCGACAGTACCGGTTCCAAAGACCTGGCCGGCAGATACAAAACCATCAGCGCCAAACGCGCACCCGACGAACTGTTTGCCCTTTACGCAGGAAGCCTTGAAGGTGGCGATCCCCAGCGCGGGCAACGCATCTTCTTCCGCAACGAGAACGCCCAATGCATGAAATGCCACGCTTATGACGACCGTGGCGGCAATGCCGGCCCGCGCATCA
Above is a genomic segment from Chitinophaga pollutisoli containing:
- a CDS encoding SPFH domain-containing protein, yielding MDFMLIAVLVAVFFVFTLLYALFKRYKRCPSDQILVVYGKVGKGPDGSHSAKCIHGGAAFIWPVIQDYAFMELTPISIEVNLTNALSRQNIRVDVPSRFTVAISTEPGTMTNAAERLLGLQRSAIHDLAKDIIFGQLRLVVATMDIEEINNNRDKFLANVASNVEAEIKKIGMKLINVNVTDIKDESGYIEALGKEAAAKAINEAKKSVAEQEKLGETGKAEADREKDITIQQTLKNRDVSIAETQRDRDTQIATANKDKAILIAAANRDEAIGKAEAERDTRIRASQANALAVEGENTARVHIAQSEAERREKEAEAAKRAVAAEKIQSAKALEEAYVAERRAEDARADRERASQNANIVVTAEIQKQKAIIEAQAEAEKIREKAKGEADAIFAKMEAEAKGMFEILTKQAEGLDKIVQAAGNNSKDAVLLLIADKLPELVKMQTEAIKNIKIDKVTVWDGANGQNGQSSTAGFISGLYKAVPPLQDMFNMAGMDLPNFLGKNKNGDTTLPAITEEEVQ
- a CDS encoding PVC-type heme-binding CxxCH protein; this encodes MKQPELRLASSCALVFATLLAGCGQKPVDLRIKKMDSAQTAKIAAGIEATVKPELAEGLTLSLWGIDSLVVSPIAIDIDDNGSIYYTTTNRQNNSEFDIRGHREWEIPSISLATVEDRRKFLHEELSPENSHRNKWLADLNGDSSHDWRDLAIETEHVYRLDDRDGDGRAEQSQLVVDDFHDEVTDVAGGVLIDGKDLYVAVAPDMWRMRDKNGDGIADEKTSMSHGYAVHIGFSGHGMSGVEMGPDGRIYWQIGDIGFNGTDKTGKKWEYPNCGVIARSNPDGSDFEIFAHGLRNTHEFVFDEYGNLISEDNDGDHPGEKERLVYIVNGSDAGWRSNWQYGKYRDPQNNTYKVWMAEKMYLPRWEGQAAYITPPIANFVSGPTGMVYNPGTALGPEYNNTFFIAEFVGNPAGSGIHSFKLKSSGAGFELGEQQKVLGGVLATGLDFGPDGALYVADWIDGWDTHSYGRIWKLDHKDGAASAMRKEVKTLMVADFRKRNPRELGALLQHADYRIRLKAQFELAGRDSDGVQMFEAALRQNTHQLARVHAIQGLSQMARKQADHAALLIPVLGDKDPEIRALAAKWLGDIKYKSAAPAIVPLLKDTSARARFFAAEALGRMEYAPAVNPLIAMLEANNDQDVYLRHAGSLALARIGDAAPVAALATHPSRAVRIAAVVALRSMKHADVARFLQDSDEFIVTETARAINDDNGIPAAMPALGSLLGTTTFQNEPLIRRAINACLQSGSDTLLQTLAAYANNTAKPATMRAEAVAALGVWPNPSVLDRVDGRLRGPQKRDDKKVIAASSATLIALLRDKETQVKTSAALALEKLKITSASSALLAAVKADPAPEVRIAGLKALVALETPELETALRAALTDKEKHVRVAGLDLLDKMKVPQATMAALLSDVIATKTLEEKQAAILALGKLPVEQAAAPLGKLLDQLAAGSLAPGVVLELGEAIDSTGSKDLAGRYKTISAKRAPDELFALYAGSLEGGDPQRGQRIFFRNENAQCMKCHAYDDRGGNAGPRINGVGGRLTRLQILESLINPSARLAPGFGMVTLELKDGNKISGILYGESAAGLKIKTGTEPEKLIAANTIAKKTYSPSSMPDMKAVLSKKEIRDLVSFLSESKKDE